From Alteromonas sp. RKMC-009, one genomic window encodes:
- a CDS encoding DUF3450 family protein translates to MKTMQMGRLRIPATCSAGILLTASLLTGNAMAAVTDDMDGLTRQWLQIEAQERKLVMDWQEQEPVVRQRIDLLKAEKSQLQKILATSNDSQDDVDARRNALLAEQNTLESQQADVTGALSSLVTRINSLYESLPPPLKFNWDKEDAALAGDGGDNPSQILQVALAKLSRLEQFDSKLTVNEDVLTAPDGKEVVVKQLYLGSQLAWFANNDGSVAGSGYPENGQWTWHFDDSVDGEAISRALAVFERRQQPEFIALPLPFTAQNPVNGGGR, encoded by the coding sequence ATGAAGACAATGCAAATGGGGCGTCTGAGAATACCGGCTACATGCAGTGCCGGTATTTTGCTTACTGCATCACTATTGACCGGTAACGCCATGGCTGCCGTGACAGATGATATGGACGGACTGACCCGCCAGTGGCTGCAAATTGAGGCGCAGGAGCGCAAGCTGGTCATGGACTGGCAGGAACAGGAACCGGTGGTCCGTCAGCGGATAGACCTGCTGAAAGCCGAGAAATCGCAGTTGCAGAAAATTCTTGCGACCAGTAATGATTCACAGGATGACGTGGATGCCCGCCGGAATGCTCTGCTGGCCGAACAAAACACCCTTGAAAGTCAGCAGGCTGATGTAACAGGTGCACTATCTTCTCTGGTTACCCGCATCAATAGTTTATACGAAAGCTTGCCACCGCCTCTGAAGTTTAACTGGGACAAGGAAGATGCCGCGCTGGCCGGTGATGGTGGCGACAATCCTTCGCAAATTTTGCAGGTCGCACTGGCTAAATTATCCCGGCTGGAACAATTCGACAGCAAGCTCACGGTAAACGAAGACGTGCTCACGGCGCCTGACGGTAAAGAAGTGGTGGTGAAACAGTTATATCTGGGGTCACAGCTGGCCTGGTTTGCAAACAACGACGGAAGTGTGGCCGGTTCCGGCTACCCGGAGAACGGACAATGGACATGGCACTTCGACGACAGTGTTGATGGTGAAGCCATCAGCCGCGCACTGGCGGTTTTCGAGCGCCGTCAGCAACCCGAATTTATTGCGCTGCCTTTACCTTTTACTGCGCAAAATCCGGTAAATGGCGGAGGTCGTTAA